From a single Ensifer adhaerens genomic region:
- a CDS encoding iron complex transport system permease protein, with translation MRQTKELERRSDKVRSSHAPNPTARFALSVTAAVLAVVILACISVAYGSTVIPLDQVVGALARAMGLSHASAATPIDRIIVDLRLPRALVAIAVGAGLAVIGLLLQTITRNDLADPFLFGLSAGAAAGAVAVITRVGDQLGVFTLPIAAFTGGMCATGAVLFLLRRTEGQGNERLVLAGLAVSFLFTALTNYLVFSGDQRAAHSVLFWTMGGLGLSSWHNIGIGLAGAGLALAYTLARHRQLDALLGGEQTAESLGVPVKRLRNVTFLVASFSTALLVSITGVIGFIGLMVPHVARAFAGPLHARLAIVCSLIGAALMLGSDLLARTLLPPQELPVGVVTSSIGAFFVIAMLMHGKR, from the coding sequence ATGCGCCAAACAAAAGAATTGGAGCGTCGATCTGATAAAGTCAGATCGAGCCACGCTCCAAATCCGACCGCGCGCTTTGCCCTGAGCGTGACGGCGGCGGTGCTTGCCGTTGTCATTCTGGCGTGTATTTCGGTCGCCTATGGCTCGACCGTGATCCCGCTGGATCAGGTGGTCGGCGCGCTGGCGCGCGCCATGGGCCTGAGCCATGCGAGCGCGGCGACGCCGATTGACCGGATCATCGTCGACCTGCGCCTGCCGCGCGCGCTGGTGGCGATTGCGGTCGGGGCGGGGCTGGCCGTCATTGGCCTGCTACTCCAGACGATCACCCGCAATGATCTCGCCGATCCCTTCCTGTTCGGCCTCTCGGCGGGCGCGGCGGCGGGGGCCGTTGCGGTCATCACCCGCGTCGGCGACCAGCTCGGCGTCTTCACACTGCCGATTGCCGCCTTTACCGGCGGCATGTGTGCGACGGGTGCGGTGCTGTTTCTCCTGCGGCGCACGGAGGGTCAGGGCAATGAACGGCTGGTGCTCGCGGGTCTCGCCGTGTCGTTCCTCTTCACGGCGCTCACCAATTATCTGGTCTTTTCCGGCGACCAGCGCGCCGCCCATTCGGTGCTCTTCTGGACGATGGGCGGGCTCGGCCTTTCCAGCTGGCACAATATCGGCATCGGCCTTGCCGGTGCAGGGCTGGCGCTTGCCTATACGCTTGCCCGCCATCGCCAGCTCGACGCGCTGCTCGGCGGTGAACAGACGGCCGAAAGCCTCGGCGTTCCGGTGAAGCGGCTGCGCAATGTCACCTTTCTCGTCGCCAGCTTCTCGACCGCCCTGCTGGTTTCAATCACCGGCGTCATCGGTTTCATCGGTCTGATGGTGCCGCATGTCGCCCGCGCGTTCGCGGGGCCGCTTCATGCGCGCCTCGCCATCGTTTGCAGCCTGATCGGCGCCGCGCTCATGCTCGGCAGCGATCTGCTCGCCCGCACGCTGCTGCCGCCGCAGGAGCTGCCGGTCGGCGTGGTGACGAGTTCCATCGGCGCGTTCTTCGTGATTGCCATGCTGATGCATGGGAAGCGGTGA
- a CDS encoding simple sugar transport system substrate-binding protein, producing the protein MKFLTKLAVAAGVAALLSSAAYADSLKGKTIGFSQIGSESGWRAAETSVTKQEAEKRGINLKFADAQQKQENQIKAIRGFIAQGVDAILVAPVVSTGWDAVLGEAKDAKIPVILLDRGVDAPQDLYLTSVASDQVKEGKVAGDWLVKTVGDKKCNVVELQGTVGSTPAINRKKGFEEAIKGHDNIKIIRSQTGDFTRSKGKEVMEGFIKAEDGGKNICAMYAHNDDMAVGGIQAIKDAGLKPGKDILVVSVDSVPDIFKAMMAGEANASVELTPNMAGPAFDALDAYWTSKKQPPKFIITESKLYTPNDDPKKVYEEKKGLGY; encoded by the coding sequence ATGAAATTCTTGACGAAACTCGCGGTCGCCGCGGGCGTAGCTGCCCTGTTGTCTTCTGCCGCCTATGCCGACAGCCTCAAGGGCAAGACGATCGGCTTTTCGCAGATCGGCTCCGAATCCGGCTGGCGCGCCGCCGAAACTTCGGTGACGAAGCAGGAAGCTGAAAAGCGCGGCATCAACCTGAAGTTCGCCGATGCCCAGCAGAAGCAGGAAAACCAGATCAAGGCGATCCGCGGCTTCATCGCCCAGGGCGTTGACGCCATCCTCGTCGCGCCGGTCGTTTCCACCGGTTGGGACGCGGTTCTGGGCGAAGCCAAGGACGCGAAGATCCCGGTTATCCTTCTCGACCGCGGCGTTGACGCTCCGCAGGACCTCTACCTGACCTCGGTTGCATCCGACCAGGTGAAGGAAGGCAAGGTTGCCGGTGACTGGCTCGTGAAGACCGTTGGCGACAAGAAGTGCAATGTCGTCGAACTGCAGGGCACCGTCGGTTCCACGCCGGCCATCAACCGCAAGAAGGGCTTCGAAGAAGCCATCAAGGGCCACGACAACATCAAGATCATCCGCAGCCAGACCGGCGACTTCACCCGCTCGAAGGGCAAGGAAGTCATGGAAGGCTTCATCAAGGCGGAAGACGGCGGCAAGAACATCTGCGCCATGTATGCCCATAACGACGACATGGCCGTCGGCGGCATCCAGGCCATCAAGGATGCCGGCCTGAAGCCGGGCAAGGACATTCTGGTCGTCTCCGTCGACTCCGTTCCGGATATCTTCAAGGCCATGATGGCCGGCGAAGCCAACGCGTCGGTCGAACTGACCCCGAATATGGCCGGCCCCGCCTTCGACGCGCTCGACGCCTACTGGACGAGCAAGAAGCAGCCGCCAAAGTTCATCATCACGGAATCGAAGCTCTATACGCCGAACGACGATCCGAAGAAGGTGTATGAAGAGAAGAAGGGTCTGGGTTACTGA
- a CDS encoding simple sugar transport system permease protein: MKLKKFSRLISPQSVALVVVLLVNWILFPGFFDITWQDGRLFGSLIDVLNRGVPVAILAIGMSAVIATKGVDLSVGAVMAISGAVAATLVVDGYPGYVAVVAALAIGIVCGIWNGLLVAFLEIQPIVATLVLMVAGRGIAQLITAGSIVTFSNPVLIFIGTGSFAGMPMPVVIAFVLLILSVFAVRSSAIGLFIESVGVNRAAASLAGIRSSLLLVAVYGFSGFCAAVSGLIVAGDIKGADANNAGLWLELDAILAVVIGGTSLLGGRFSIAMSVLGAIIIQAMNTGILVSGFPPEFNLVVKAGVIILIFTMQSPLATRILETRKTARAVARKAS, translated from the coding sequence ATGAAACTGAAGAAATTCTCCCGGCTCATCAGCCCGCAATCCGTCGCCCTCGTCGTGGTGCTTCTGGTCAACTGGATCCTGTTTCCCGGCTTCTTCGACATCACCTGGCAGGACGGTCGGCTCTTCGGCAGCCTGATCGACGTCCTCAACCGCGGTGTTCCGGTCGCGATCCTGGCCATCGGCATGTCCGCAGTCATCGCCACCAAGGGGGTCGATCTGTCGGTCGGCGCCGTCATGGCGATTTCCGGCGCGGTCGCCGCAACGCTCGTCGTCGATGGCTATCCGGGCTATGTCGCCGTTGTTGCGGCGCTTGCCATCGGCATCGTCTGCGGCATCTGGAACGGTCTTCTCGTTGCCTTTCTCGAAATCCAGCCGATCGTCGCCACCCTCGTCCTCATGGTCGCCGGTCGCGGGATCGCACAGCTGATCACCGCCGGCTCGATCGTCACCTTCTCAAATCCGGTGCTGATCTTCATCGGCACGGGCTCGTTCGCCGGGATGCCGATGCCGGTGGTCATCGCCTTCGTGCTGCTGATCCTCAGCGTCTTCGCCGTACGTTCCAGCGCGATCGGCCTGTTCATCGAATCCGTCGGCGTCAACCGGGCGGCCGCCAGCCTCGCCGGTATCCGCAGCAGCCTTCTGCTTGTGGCCGTCTATGGATTCTCAGGCTTCTGTGCGGCCGTTTCGGGCCTGATCGTCGCCGGCGACATCAAGGGGGCAGATGCCAACAATGCCGGCCTCTGGCTGGAACTCGACGCGATCCTGGCGGTCGTGATCGGCGGCACGTCACTTCTGGGCGGCCGCTTCTCCATCGCCATGTCGGTGCTCGGCGCCATCATCATCCAGGCCATGAACACCGGCATCCTGGTCTCCGGCTTTCCGCCGGAATTCAACCTCGTCGTGAAAGCCGGCGTGATCATCCTGATCTTCACCATGCAGTCGCCGCTTGCCACCCGCATTCTCGAAACACGCAAGACCGCACGCGCCGTCGCCAGGAAAGCATCATGA
- a CDS encoding iron complex transport system substrate-binding protein, protein MRRLTLGLLLSLAATSAFAFPVTVDSCGKPLTFDAPPKRAVINDINMSKMAFALGLQPEIVGITGVSGWYKLDDEFKKEQGSIPELAPKYPTMENILSANPDFFFAGWYYGMKPGGEVTPDMLAEHGIKTLVLTESCVHLDKNRPAASMDLLFGDMEKLGKIFGKEAEADKLVNGWKAQLAEIRAKVGKNAGTRVFLYDSGEDKPFTAGKFAIPTAMIEAAGGENIMADMQTSWGNTDWETVAARNPQFLILLDYQDGAGYKKLLDFLKNHPAMKETDAVKNNRFVALRYEELTPGPDNVKAIDKIARALHPEAF, encoded by the coding sequence ATGAGACGCCTGACCCTCGGCCTCCTGCTGTCGCTGGCCGCAACCTCTGCCTTCGCCTTTCCCGTCACGGTCGATAGCTGCGGCAAGCCGCTGACATTTGACGCTCCGCCGAAGCGCGCCGTGATCAACGATATCAACATGTCGAAGATGGCCTTCGCGCTCGGCCTCCAGCCCGAGATTGTCGGCATTACCGGCGTGTCCGGCTGGTACAAGCTGGATGACGAGTTCAAGAAGGAGCAGGGCTCCATTCCCGAGCTTGCGCCGAAATATCCAACGATGGAAAACATCCTCTCGGCCAATCCCGATTTCTTCTTCGCCGGCTGGTATTACGGCATGAAGCCGGGCGGTGAGGTGACGCCGGATATGCTGGCCGAACATGGCATCAAGACGCTGGTGCTGACGGAAAGCTGCGTCCATCTCGACAAGAACCGCCCGGCCGCTTCCATGGACCTGCTGTTCGGCGACATGGAAAAGCTCGGCAAGATCTTCGGCAAGGAGGCCGAAGCCGACAAGCTCGTGAACGGCTGGAAGGCGCAGCTTGCCGAAATCCGCGCCAAGGTCGGCAAGAATGCCGGCACGCGGGTCTTTCTCTACGATTCCGGTGAAGACAAGCCGTTCACGGCCGGCAAGTTCGCCATACCGACCGCCATGATCGAAGCCGCGGGTGGCGAGAACATCATGGCCGACATGCAGACGAGCTGGGGCAATACGGACTGGGAAACGGTGGCCGCGCGCAATCCCCAATTCCTTATCCTCCTCGATTATCAGGATGGCGCCGGCTACAAGAAGCTGCTCGATTTCCTGAAAAACCATCCGGCCATGAAGGAAACGGACGCGGTGAAGAATAACCGTTTCGTGGCGCTGCGCTATGAAGAGCTGACGCCCGGCCCGGACAATGTGAAGGCCATCGACAAGATTGCCCGGGCGCTGCATCCGGAAGCGTTCTGA
- a CDS encoding DNA-binding transcriptional regulator, FadR family, whose product MSEPGSLIRSRTGRSAAPNFHSFVINELGLGIVTGKFPAGSILPRDAELMDMYGVSRTVLREALKTLEAKGMVEARPKVGTRVAAKNRWAYFDQQVLLWLFEGGFDAGLIAHFFSIRRLIEGESVRLACRNRTGDQVRTMYYWVQQMSISRGVSESFALANLELHQIFLTASQNPLMRAALGVVEFTLAAAMPKGEFTDGTSPYYEISILKQRALAQAVEAGDDVSAGVHLARILELEEASASENLR is encoded by the coding sequence ATGAGTGAACCCGGCAGCCTGATTCGCTCCCGAACAGGGCGGTCGGCTGCGCCGAATTTCCACTCCTTCGTGATCAACGAACTGGGGCTCGGCATTGTGACCGGCAAGTTTCCCGCGGGCTCGATCCTGCCGCGCGATGCCGAACTCATGGACATGTATGGCGTTTCGCGCACGGTGCTGCGCGAAGCGCTGAAGACGCTGGAAGCCAAGGGGATGGTCGAGGCGCGACCGAAGGTCGGCACACGCGTGGCGGCGAAGAACCGCTGGGCCTATTTCGACCAGCAGGTGTTGCTCTGGCTTTTCGAGGGGGGCTTCGATGCAGGCCTGATCGCGCATTTCTTCTCGATCCGCCGGCTGATCGAGGGCGAGTCCGTCAGGCTTGCCTGCCGCAACCGCACGGGCGATCAGGTGCGCACCATGTATTACTGGGTGCAGCAGATGAGCATTTCGCGCGGTGTGTCGGAGAGTTTCGCGCTGGCCAATCTGGAACTGCATCAGATTTTCCTCACCGCATCTCAGAACCCCCTGATGCGGGCCGCGCTCGGCGTGGTGGAATTCACGCTTGCTGCAGCCATGCCGAAGGGCGAATTCACCGACGGCACCTCACCCTATTACGAGATCTCGATCCTGAAACAACGGGCGCTTGCACAGGCGGTCGAGGCGGGTGACGACGTGAGCGCGGGCGTCCATCTGGCCCGCATCCTGGAGCTTGAAGAGGCAAGCGCCTCGGAAAACCTCAGATAG
- a CDS encoding diguanylate cyclase, with the protein MCAVIVSNPVTELMRRRKVPPLPRNYELFYEAVIGSNARLSSELAALGVQPLQAQLDSLFDKYMGELRRNRQIDNAHNNLSVELSALLGLLGREKEELENHGASMTHLRKALGAKDDPALGQIVRAIAEVKTVTEKTLAANSNVMAEAENKSASLQEMRRKLNEYKRLAYIDSLTGLFNRRAFDDRMASAFAKYRKLGGCALILADIDHFKRFNDTYGHPVGDKVLTAVGHALAKFAGRNIFVARPGGEEFALIAENMSSEEAVRLAELVRQEVASINFEVKGGGAKIDPVTISLGVSMTDDALDGVEFYQNSDMALYTSKNAGRNRTTAYSMELRGALSNNRVMYTKAI; encoded by the coding sequence ATGTGTGCCGTTATTGTCAGCAATCCGGTGACAGAACTCATGCGTAGGCGCAAGGTGCCGCCGCTGCCCCGCAATTATGAGCTTTTTTATGAAGCGGTGATCGGGTCGAACGCCAGGCTTTCCTCCGAACTGGCTGCGTTGGGCGTCCAGCCGCTGCAAGCCCAACTCGATAGCCTTTTTGACAAATACATGGGGGAGTTGCGTCGCAATCGGCAGATCGACAATGCGCACAACAACCTTTCCGTGGAGCTTTCCGCCCTGCTCGGTCTGCTTGGGCGGGAGAAGGAGGAGCTGGAGAACCATGGCGCCTCGATGACCCATCTGCGCAAGGCGCTGGGCGCCAAAGATGACCCGGCGCTGGGCCAGATCGTTCGCGCCATCGCCGAGGTGAAGACGGTGACCGAGAAGACGCTGGCCGCCAACAGCAATGTCATGGCTGAAGCGGAGAACAAGTCGGCCAGCCTGCAGGAGATGCGCCGCAAGCTCAACGAGTACAAGCGTCTCGCCTATATCGACAGCCTGACGGGCCTGTTCAATCGCCGTGCCTTTGACGATCGGATGGCCTCGGCCTTCGCGAAGTACCGCAAGCTCGGTGGATGCGCCTTGATCCTCGCCGATATCGATCATTTCAAGCGCTTCAACGATACATATGGTCATCCTGTCGGCGACAAGGTCCTGACGGCCGTGGGCCACGCTCTCGCCAAGTTTGCCGGCCGCAATATTTTCGTGGCCAGGCCGGGGGGCGAAGAGTTTGCACTGATCGCCGAGAACATGTCATCCGAGGAGGCGGTGCGTCTGGCCGAGCTTGTTCGGCAGGAGGTGGCCTCGATCAACTTCGAGGTCAAGGGAGGCGGCGCGAAGATCGATCCGGTGACGATCTCGCTCGGCGTCAGCATGACGGACGATGCCCTCGACGGCGTGGAATTCTATCAGAACTCCGATATGGCGCTCTATACGTCGAAGAACGCCGGCCGCAACCGCACGACCGCCTATTCGATGGAGCTTCGCGGCGCGCTCAGCAACAACAGGGTCATGTATACCAAGGCGATCTGA
- a CDS encoding xanthine dehydrogenase, molybdenum binding subunit apoprotein: protein MNVYTAKFGLGASVLRLEDNALLKGEGKFTDDLKFDGVLHAYVLRSPVASGTFRINSVDAAREAPGVHLVLTAEDIAHLPDLPPQALLPGEDGQKPVPHGIPLLCRERVRYVGDAVAFIVADSRALAQDAAELIDIDFEMEDAVIGAEAALAEGAPKVWPDLSSNAAVTYRMGDRAASDAAFAKAAHVSRVEFINNRLVCNYMEPRSAVAEWKGDNEGFVLTTGTQGVHGFQGILARDIFKIDPEKLRVLTFDVGGAFGPKSFVYREYPLVMEAARRLGRPVKWTADRTEHFLTDAQGRDNLSVAEMAMDENGKFLALRVRTKASFGAYISQFGPYIPYVGATMLTGVYDLPAVDIAVTCYYDNACPVDAYRGAGRPEAALLLEKLADQCARDLGVGADEIRRRNFVQPAQFPYKTVLGRSYDVGNFEQHLDAALEKAGWKDFDARLKSSKSQGKIRGIGLATYIECCAFPGGEPVHLTLETDGTVTLDIGTQAGGQGHLTAYTQFVSDKLNLPPEKIKVRQGDTSRLKSGGGTGGSRSIPLGGVSAARAGEDLAKKIRKLAADELEAAEADIEFDDGIARIAGTDRQVDFATLAGKAKRPEDLKGLGEFTAEECTYPNGTHICEVEIDPETGALEIAGYTVVDDFGVVVNPILLQGQVHGGIVQGIGQALTEGAVYAQDGQLLTASFMDYAMPRADNLPMFDWDGAHVPSTINPLGIKGAGEAGTIGATPAALNAVTDALYRAYGIGHIEMPATPQRIWQAIQSAK, encoded by the coding sequence ATGAACGTCTACACCGCGAAATTCGGCTTGGGAGCCTCTGTTCTGCGCCTTGAGGACAATGCCCTGCTCAAGGGCGAAGGGAAATTTACCGACGACCTGAAATTCGACGGGGTGCTGCATGCCTATGTCCTGCGCTCGCCGGTCGCAAGCGGCACCTTCAGGATCAATTCTGTCGACGCCGCCAGGGAGGCTCCCGGTGTCCATCTGGTGCTGACAGCCGAAGACATCGCGCATTTGCCCGACCTGCCGCCGCAGGCGCTGCTGCCGGGCGAGGACGGCCAGAAGCCGGTGCCGCACGGCATTCCGCTCCTCTGTCGCGAGCGGGTCCGCTATGTCGGCGACGCCGTCGCCTTCATCGTGGCGGACAGCCGTGCACTCGCGCAGGATGCCGCCGAACTGATCGACATCGATTTCGAGATGGAAGACGCCGTGATCGGCGCGGAGGCCGCTCTGGCCGAGGGCGCCCCGAAGGTGTGGCCCGACCTATCCTCAAACGCCGCCGTCACGTATCGCATGGGCGACCGCGCGGCGAGCGATGCAGCCTTTGCAAAGGCCGCCCATGTCAGCCGCGTCGAGTTCATCAACAACCGCCTCGTCTGCAACTACATGGAGCCGCGCTCGGCCGTCGCCGAGTGGAAGGGTGATAATGAGGGTTTCGTCCTGACGACCGGCACGCAAGGCGTGCACGGCTTCCAGGGGATCCTCGCACGCGATATTTTCAAGATCGACCCCGAGAAACTCCGCGTGCTCACCTTCGACGTGGGCGGTGCGTTCGGCCCGAAGAGCTTCGTCTATCGCGAATATCCGCTCGTCATGGAAGCCGCCCGCCGGCTTGGCCGCCCGGTCAAATGGACCGCCGACCGCACCGAGCATTTCCTCACCGATGCGCAAGGCCGCGACAACCTCTCCGTCGCCGAAATGGCGATGGACGAAAACGGCAAATTCCTGGCGCTGCGGGTGCGCACCAAGGCGAGCTTCGGGGCCTATATCTCGCAGTTCGGCCCTTACATCCCCTATGTCGGCGCGACCATGCTGACGGGCGTCTACGACCTTCCGGCCGTGGATATCGCCGTCACCTGCTATTATGACAATGCCTGCCCGGTCGATGCCTATCGCGGCGCTGGCCGGCCGGAGGCCGCGCTTCTCCTCGAAAAGCTCGCCGACCAGTGCGCACGCGATCTCGGCGTCGGTGCGGATGAAATCCGACGCCGCAATTTCGTGCAGCCCGCGCAGTTTCCGTACAAGACGGTCCTCGGTCGCTCCTATGATGTCGGCAATTTCGAACAGCACCTGGATGCGGCACTGGAAAAGGCCGGCTGGAAGGATTTCGACGCGCGCCTGAAATCCTCCAAATCCCAGGGCAAGATCCGTGGCATCGGCCTTGCCACCTATATCGAATGCTGCGCCTTCCCGGGCGGCGAGCCGGTGCATCTGACGCTGGAGACCGACGGGACGGTGACGCTCGATATCGGAACACAGGCCGGCGGCCAGGGGCATTTGACCGCCTATACGCAATTCGTCTCCGACAAGCTCAACCTGCCGCCGGAGAAGATCAAGGTGCGTCAGGGCGACACCTCACGGCTGAAGTCCGGTGGCGGCACGGGCGGCTCGCGCTCGATCCCGCTTGGCGGTGTCTCGGCGGCGCGCGCGGGTGAAGATTTGGCAAAAAAAATCCGTAAGCTGGCTGCAGATGAACTGGAAGCGGCGGAGGCCGATATCGAGTTCGATGACGGCATCGCCCGCATTGCTGGCACCGACCGGCAGGTCGACTTCGCCACGCTCGCCGGCAAGGCCAAGCGCCCGGAAGACCTGAAGGGTCTCGGCGAATTCACTGCGGAAGAATGCACCTATCCGAACGGTACGCATATTTGCGAGGTCGAGATCGATCCGGAAACGGGCGCGCTGGAGATCGCCGGCTATACGGTGGTGGACGATTTCGGTGTCGTGGTGAACCCGATCCTGCTGCAAGGCCAGGTTCATGGCGGCATCGTGCAGGGCATAGGTCAGGCGCTGACCGAAGGCGCTGTCTATGCGCAAGACGGTCAGCTCCTGACCGCAAGCTTCATGGATTACGCCATGCCCCGCGCCGACAATCTGCCGATGTTCGACTGGGACGGCGCGCATGTGCCCTCCACGATCAATCCGCTCGGGATCAAGGGCGCGGGCGAAGCCGGCACGATCGGCGCAACGCCAGCGGCCCTGAACGCGGTGACGGATGCGCTCTACCGCGCCTATGGCATCGGCCATATCGAGATGCCGGCCACGCCGCAGCGGATCTGGCAGGCGATCCAGTCGGCGAAGTGA
- a CDS encoding simple sugar transport system ATP-binding protein, with protein sequence MVEATTVQTSADSPFVLEARGVVKIFGQSRALDGVNLGLRRGEVHALLGENGAGKSTLIKILTGAYQPDGGEVLLEGEPVHFADPLNAQAHGIGTVYQEVNLLPNRSVAENLYLGRQPTRFGFVRKSLIEKNARELLSRYGLDIDVQAELGTYSVAVQQIVAIARAVELSGKVLVLDEPTASLDKLEVEKLFEVVTQLKQRGMAIVFITHFLDQVFAISDRVTILRNGRLIGTEPLSGLSRTDVVRMMLGKDIAFAPAVTGIEERAAGPALVEFKDCGKAGKIHPFSLQIRRGEVVGVAGLLGSGRTEMARIMFGADQCDGGEIRIGEKQVALKSPVQAIAHGFGFCPEDRKIEGILGDLSVRENIVIALQGKLGWFKALNRDEQMEIAGKFAEDLDIRAASLDMPVKLLSGGNQQKVILARWLATDPNFLILDEPTRGIDVGAHAEIVRTINRLREEGLALLVISSELDEIVAYSSRIVVMRDREMVAELTGDNINPSVIVQAIAAQHETLAAEGTSA encoded by the coding sequence ATGGTTGAGGCAACCACGGTTCAGACATCAGCGGACAGTCCGTTCGTGCTGGAGGCGCGCGGCGTCGTCAAGATATTCGGCCAGAGCCGCGCGCTGGATGGCGTCAACCTCGGCTTGCGCCGCGGCGAGGTCCATGCCCTGCTCGGGGAAAACGGCGCCGGCAAGTCGACACTCATCAAGATCCTCACCGGGGCCTATCAGCCGGATGGCGGCGAGGTCCTGCTTGAGGGCGAGCCGGTCCATTTTGCCGACCCGCTGAACGCCCAGGCCCACGGCATCGGCACGGTCTATCAGGAAGTCAACCTCCTGCCCAACCGCTCCGTCGCCGAGAACCTGTATCTCGGTCGCCAGCCGACCCGCTTCGGTTTCGTGCGCAAATCGCTGATCGAGAAAAACGCCCGTGAACTCCTGTCGCGCTACGGCCTCGACATCGACGTGCAGGCCGAGCTTGGCACCTATTCCGTCGCCGTCCAGCAGATCGTGGCGATTGCCCGCGCCGTGGAGCTGTCCGGCAAGGTTCTCGTTCTCGACGAGCCGACTGCCAGCCTCGACAAGCTCGAGGTCGAGAAACTGTTCGAAGTGGTCACGCAGCTGAAACAGCGCGGCATGGCCATCGTCTTCATCACCCACTTTCTGGACCAGGTCTTCGCCATTTCCGATCGCGTCACGATCCTGCGCAACGGTCGCCTGATCGGCACCGAACCGCTTTCGGGCCTTAGCCGCACCGATGTGGTTCGCATGATGCTGGGCAAGGATATCGCCTTTGCGCCCGCCGTGACAGGGATAGAGGAACGTGCGGCGGGCCCCGCCCTCGTCGAATTCAAGGATTGCGGCAAGGCCGGCAAGATCCACCCCTTCTCACTCCAGATCCGCCGCGGCGAAGTCGTCGGCGTGGCCGGCCTTCTCGGTTCCGGCCGCACCGAGATGGCACGCATCATGTTCGGCGCCGATCAATGCGACGGAGGCGAAATACGCATTGGCGAGAAACAGGTAGCGCTGAAGTCTCCCGTGCAAGCCATTGCCCACGGTTTCGGCTTCTGCCCGGAAGACCGCAAGATCGAAGGCATTCTGGGCGACCTGTCGGTGCGCGAAAATATCGTGATCGCGCTGCAGGGCAAGCTCGGCTGGTTCAAGGCGCTCAACCGCGACGAACAGATGGAAATCGCCGGCAAGTTTGCCGAGGATCTCGACATCCGCGCCGCTTCGCTCGACATGCCGGTCAAGCTCCTGTCCGGCGGAAACCAGCAGAAGGTGATCCTTGCCCGCTGGCTCGCCACCGATCCGAATTTCCTGATCCTCGACGAGCCGACACGCGGCATCGATGTCGGCGCACATGCGGAAATCGTGCGCACCATCAACCGGCTCAGGGAGGAAGGCCTCGCCCTCCTCGTCATCTCCTCCGAACTCGATGAGATCGTCGCCTATTCGTCGCGCATCGTGGTGATGCGCGACCGCGAAATGGTGGCCGAACTCACCGGCGACAACATCAACCCGTCCGTCATAGTCCAGGCGATCGCGGCACAGCACGAAACGCTTGCCGCCGAGGGAACCAGCGCATGA
- a CDS encoding simple sugar transport system permease protein: MNRSLRPLAATAIIFALAYAASIFQFPGMFSTRVLGNFLTDNAFLGITAVGMTFVIISGGIDLSVGAIIGFTGVLVAVLIGWFGIHPLAAFVIALAVAAAFGAAMGAAIYYLEVPPFIVTLAGMFLARGAASVITQDSIPVTHEFYTKVTSTYWLMPGGGRLSVIGGLMILVFIVGALVAHRTRFGSNVYALGGNATSAALMGVPVARTTILIYTLSATLSGLAGIVFSLYTSAGYPLAAVGVELDAIGAVVIGGTLLTGGYGFVAGTFIGVMLQGLVQTYIIFDGTLSSWWTKIVIGGLLFVFIVLQRLVFSASSSRSRAFWKLKHE; encoded by the coding sequence ATGAACCGCAGTCTCCGTCCGCTGGCGGCCACCGCCATCATTTTCGCGCTCGCCTATGCGGCCAGCATCTTCCAGTTTCCGGGCATGTTCTCCACGCGCGTGCTCGGCAACTTCCTGACCGACAATGCCTTTCTCGGCATCACGGCCGTCGGCATGACCTTCGTCATCATCTCGGGCGGCATTGATCTCTCGGTCGGCGCCATCATCGGCTTCACGGGCGTTCTCGTTGCCGTGCTGATCGGCTGGTTCGGCATCCACCCGCTCGCCGCCTTTGTCATAGCGCTTGCGGTCGCAGCAGCCTTCGGCGCGGCCATGGGAGCGGCCATCTACTATCTCGAGGTGCCACCCTTTATCGTGACGCTCGCGGGCATGTTCCTGGCCCGCGGGGCGGCCTCCGTCATCACGCAGGATTCCATTCCCGTCACCCATGAATTCTACACGAAGGTCACCTCGACCTATTGGCTGATGCCGGGCGGCGGGCGTCTGAGCGTCATCGGCGGGCTGATGATCCTCGTCTTCATCGTCGGCGCGCTGGTCGCGCATCGCACCCGCTTCGGCTCCAATGTCTATGCGCTCGGTGGCAATGCGACTTCGGCCGCGCTGATGGGCGTGCCGGTCGCGCGCACGACAATCCTCATCTACACGCTCTCGGCAACGCTTTCCGGTCTGGCGGGCATCGTCTTCTCGCTCTACACGTCCGCCGGCTATCCGCTGGCGGCGGTTGGTGTGGAACTCGATGCCATCGGCGCGGTCGTCATCGGCGGAACGCTTCTGACCGGCGGCTATGGCTTCGTCGCCGGCACCTTCATCGGCGTCATGCTGCAGGGTCTGGTCCAAACATACATTATTTTCGATGGAACCCTTTCAAGCTGGTGGACGAAGATTGTAATAGGGGGACTGTTGTTCGTCTTCATTGTCCTGCAGAGGCTTGTCTTCTCTGCTTCGTCTTCGCGGTCCAGGGCCTTTTGGAAATTGAAACATGAGTGA